A window of the Dissulfuribacter thermophilus genome harbors these coding sequences:
- a CDS encoding methylenetetrahydrofolate reductase C-terminal domain-containing protein, giving the protein MIIASQKPLQEILDMLEGAKKVLVLGCRGCVAVCSAGGDKEVKTLASAIRLGKKRRGEEIEVVEETFVRQCDPEYLEPLKETGKGYDCVLSMACGVGVNFIADRCPGVKVKPALDTSFYGANLSSGEWKEMCAGCGSCVLHLTGGLCPVARCAKSLSNGPCGGSQGGLCEIDPNVNCVWHMIYEKLKGFGEDSSLEEIMPIRDWTTAGHGGPRHRIREDLLP; this is encoded by the coding sequence ATGATTATTGCTTCACAAAAACCCCTACAAGAGATCCTAGATATGCTCGAAGGGGCAAAGAAGGTGTTGGTCCTTGGCTGCAGGGGGTGCGTTGCAGTGTGTTCGGCAGGTGGCGATAAGGAGGTCAAGACCCTTGCCTCTGCCATAAGGCTTGGGAAGAAGCGCAGAGGTGAAGAGATTGAGGTGGTGGAGGAGACATTCGTGCGGCAGTGTGATCCAGAGTACCTGGAGCCCCTTAAGGAGACCGGTAAAGGCTATGACTGCGTGCTGTCAATGGCCTGTGGAGTCGGTGTCAATTTTATAGCAGACAGGTGCCCGGGAGTAAAAGTTAAACCAGCACTAGACACCAGTTTTTATGGGGCCAACCTTTCTAGTGGAGAATGGAAGGAAATGTGTGCAGGGTGTGGGTCATGTGTGCTTCATCTAACTGGCGGCCTGTGCCCTGTAGCAAGGTGTGCAAAGAGCCTGTCTAATGGCCCATGCGGTGGTTCTCAGGGAGGATTGTGTGAGATAGATCCTAATGTGAACTGTGTGTGGCATATGATCTATGAAAAACTCAAGGGATTTGGCGAAGATTCATCGCTCGAAGAAATCATGCCCATAAGGGATTGGACAACAGCGGGTCATGGGGGCCCACGCCACAGAATTAGGGAGGATTTATTGCCGTGA
- a CDS encoding hydrogenase iron-sulfur subunit codes for MARIVGFCCNYTAQVPVDVLEKEGVIGEGVIIRRLPCTGRLQVSELLDAFSDGAEAVFVAGCKMETCHNKTGSLRASKRVKYAKSLIEELGMDPQLVEMFFADRGSTADVVEAIKEMEKRTTKRSA; via the coding sequence ATGGCAAGGATAGTAGGTTTTTGCTGTAACTATACTGCCCAGGTCCCAGTTGATGTCCTTGAAAAAGAGGGCGTAATTGGGGAAGGGGTGATAATAAGGCGCCTTCCCTGTACAGGACGCCTTCAAGTTTCAGAGCTCTTAGACGCCTTCAGCGATGGGGCCGAGGCCGTTTTCGTGGCAGGGTGTAAGATGGAGACTTGTCACAACAAGACAGGGAGCCTCAGGGCCTCGAAAAGGGTGAAGTACGCAAAGAGTCTTATTGAAGAGCTGGGGATGGACCCACAGCTTGTTGAGATGTTTTTTGCAGATCGAGGTTCCACGGCAGATGTCGTAGAGGCCATAAAAGAGATGGAGAAAAGGACGACAAAAAGGAGCGCATAG